The Pogona vitticeps strain Pit_001003342236 chromosome 6, PviZW2.1, whole genome shotgun sequence genome contains a region encoding:
- the PHOSPHO1 gene encoding phosphoethanolamine/phosphocholine phosphatase yields MKRCFEGVGLRCFLKDGTSAAMQPQKHLLIFDFDETIVNENSDDSILQAAPGKQLPESIRQTFREGHYNEYMQRVLKYMGDQGVKMADFKAVYEKIPLSPGMRDLFQFLTKQQDHFEIILISDANMFGIECALKAAGVYSLFRKIFSNPSSFDKRGYFTLGPYHSHNCSRCPANMCKQKILTEYLAERSRDGARFECIFYIGDGANDFCPSTALKSSDVAFPRKAYPMHQLILEIEKNQPGAYQATVVPWDSALEVSCYLQEVLKRK; encoded by the exons ATGAAAAGGTGCTTTGAAGGTGTTGGGCTGCGATGCTTTCTTAAG GATGGGACCTCAGCTGCCATGCAGCCACAGAAACATCTTCTTATCTTTGACTTTGATGAGACCATCGTCAACGAAAACAGTGATGATTCTATCCTCCAAGCTGCTCCAGGAAAACAGCTCCCAGAGTCAATACGCCAAACCTTCCGTGAAGGGCATTACAATGAATACATGCAGCGGGTCCTGAAGTACATGGGAGACCAAGGGGTGAAGATGGCTGACTTCAAGGCTGTCTATGAAAAGATCCCTCTCTCCCCTGGCATGCGTGACCTCTTCCAGTTCCTCACCAAACAGCAGGACCATTTTGAAATCATCCTCATCTCCGACGCCAATATGTTCGGCATTGAATGTGCCTTGAAAGCTGCTGGTGTGTACTCCCTTTTCCGGAAAATCTTTAGCAACCCTTCTAGCTTTGACAAGAGAGGCTACTTCACCCTGGGCCCATATCACTCACACAACTGCTCACGGTGCCCAGCAAACATGTGCAAACAGAAGATCCTGACGGAATACCTGGCAGAAAGATCTCGAGACGGAGCCAGATTTGAGTGTATTTTCTACATTGGAGATGGCGCCAATGACTTCTGCCCTTCCACGGCTCTAAAGTCCAGCGACGTGGCCTTCCCGAGGAAAGCTTACCCCATGCATCAGCTTATCCTGGAAATAGAGAAGAATCAACCTGGGGCCTACCAGGCCACAGTAGTTCCGTGGGACTCAGCTCTAGAAGTTTCCTGCTACCTCCAAGAGGTTCTCAAGAGAAAATGA